The sequence below is a genomic window from Falsibacillus albus.
TAATTATGGTGTCGCGATGGTCCCTTATTTCTTGACGCTTGGATTATTCGTCGGGGGACTGCTCGCAGCCAATGTCATTCCGTTTTCAAGGGAATCACAGAAGGGACATTCGGGATGGACGCATTTTGTCAATAAGCTCACACTCTATCTTTCGTTGAGTGTTCTGCAGACCGTCCTTGTCGATGCCGTGATCTTGTATGGTTTTAATATCGATGTATTGAGCATCCCGCATTTCGTCCTGCTCAGTCTGATTACATCGTTCATCTTCGTCACGCTCATTTTCATGTTTGTCTCGCTGATCGGACCATTAGGGAAATTCGCAGCCATTTTCCTTTTGGTGTCACAGCTGGCCTCATCAGGAGGGACGTTCCCGATTCAATTGGCGCCGCATGCCATCCAGACATTCGGGAAATACTTGCCAATGACTTATGCGGTAAAAGGCTTCCGCAGCGTCATTTCGACAGGTGACTGGACCAAGTATTGGGGCGACGTAGGCATTCTGCTGGGATTCATTACAGGTTTCATGATTATTGCGTTGCTGATGGTGTTGAAAGCAAATAGGAAATCAAGCAGAACCCATTTGATGGAGCGTGCTGCTTAAGGTAGGGGCTGTCGAAAAAACTTATTTCGACAGCTTTTTTTCATGCTTTAAATAGTATTGGTTCAAGCGTTTGGCTGAATGCTGAAGAAGTTGTCCATCATATGAAAGGTGCCTATATGAAGAGTGAATTCGAGGAAGACTAATGTCGAAAATACTAATGATGCCAGATCAAGACCTTTTTGGGGAGGTTCACTAGCTTCCAGATTGCCGTTATCTTCGAAAAGCAGAGATTTATCAGCGAAAAAACCATTTTATCTACGAAAATGCACCATATATCTGCGAAAAATCCAATATATCGATTTTTCTACGTTTAACGACGATTTTCGACACACCTTTATCAACCAAAATATAGTCATTATTGGATACCGGCAAGACTGCTTTCACTTAGCATTTTCAAAGCCATTGCTCTCTTTTCCTGATTCATTTAAACTGTATGATAATGAAGATGATCGGCTGCGGCCTTCTCGCGTAAATGCAAAATGGAGAGATGTGAATGAAACAGCAATTAAAATACGATATTATGGAAGTTTGTTTGCTGGCGGGAAAGCTGCTGCTTGAAAGCGGGGCTGAAACGTACCGTGTTGAGGATACGATGATGCGGATTGCTGCATCTTTTGGGATTCCTCAGTCTCACAGCTTTGTGACACCCACCGGCATCATTTTTTCAATCGAAACGTCAGAACCGACAAAAACTAAACTGATCCGTATTTCCGAGCGTACGACGGATTTGAAGAAAGTTACGATGGTCAATCGGATTTCGCGAAAAATCAGCGAAGGAAATGTAACATTGGATGAAGCTTACGAAATGCTGATGGAAGTGAAGACGGCAAACCTTGCTTTTTCTTTTCCGATACAAGTCCTTGCTGCATCGATTTCAAGCGGATGTTTTCTCATCATGTTTCAAGGGAAATGGGCGGATTTCATTCCTGCACTTGCTGCGGGGGGATTCGGTTTTTTCGTGCTAGTCTTTTTCCAAAGGCTTTTGCAAATAAAATTTTTCACTGAATTTTTAGCATCGATGATGATTGGCTTGATTTCATTAGGGCTCGTCCGATCCGGCGCGGGAACTGAACTCGATAAGATCATCATCGGCTCAGTCATGCCGCTTGTTCCTGGGTTGCTCATAACCAATGCGGTCAGGGATCTGATGGCCGGCCATTTGCTGTCAGGGTTGTCCAAAGGTGCTGAAGCCTTTCTGACGGCGTTTGCGATCGGCTCAGGAATTGCGGTTGTGTTGACGTTTTTGTAGATATTATGTGGAAGGAGCGGGAACATTGTTGTACATGGAGCAAGTACTCACCAGCTTCATCGCTTCCGCGGGGTTTGGGATCCTCTTCAACGTCCCGAAGGAGTCGTTGATCAAATGTGGATTTGTCGGAACGATTGGATGGATGGGCTATTTAGGGTTGACGGAAGCAGGAATGGATTTAGTTCTGGCGACGGTTTTGTCTGCTTTTTTAGTGGCTGTGATCAGCCAGTTCTTTGCAAAAAAATATAAGACCCCCATCATCATTTTCACCGTTGCGGGCATCATTCCGCTTGTTCCCGGGGGGATGGCCTACGATGCGATGAGGAACTTTGTCCAGAATGATTATAATGCTGCCATCAATCTTGCAGCAAAAGCATTCATGATATCCGGATCCATTGCAATGGGACTTGTCTTTTCTGAAGTCGTCAATCAGCTGATTCGAAAATCCAAGCTGGGGCTTCGAAAATAATCAATCATAGACATAGCGCTCCGGCAGTAACCAAAAATCAACAAAAACGAGGCTGTTTCCTTTTCCGGAAAAGCCTCGTTTTTTATGGTTTATAGCATGATTTTTAAGATAATGTCTTTTAATGTGCTGACGGTTTCAATCTCGGAAAAATCAACTCCTAATTGGATGGATGTTTGAGCAATTTCCGGCCGGATGCCTGTTACAATGGTTTTTATGCCGATCATCCGAAGTGCTTCAATCATTTGGAATAATTGATGGGCAACCATCGTATCGACCATGATCACACCTGAGAAATCAATGACGAGAACAGAAATGGCTTCAGTCATGCTTTGTTCAAGCGTGGATTCCATCAGGCTTTTTGCGCGATCGGTATCAATATCTCCTATCAGTGGTAGGAGTCCGACTTTCTCTGTCAATGCAATGACCGGCGCACTCAATTCTTTAATCAGATTGGCTTGTGAGGATAAACGGGTCAATAGGATTTCCATGAAGTGGGCTGTGAAGGTTTCCAATACATAATCCAACGTATAATTGATTTTTTTCTCCCACTCGAATATATCATCCATCGTGATCTCCAATGATGTTTCGTGGACAAATCTTTGAACATATTGCCAATAGACGCGCCTGAAAATCCCTGAATTACTGGCGACCTCTGTCAAGGAAGTCTGGGATTTGACTCGATCGGCTGCCGTCATACTTGTCCACTCGGAAATCGTTTTTTTCATTTCATCGTCTGTTTGCAGCAACGATTGTGCCACGTACCTTACATATTGAGAGTTTTGTTCTTTGATTCTATTCAGGGTGTGAGCAGGTGCATCCACTGAATAATCGGATCCTGCTGCTTTAACTTGATGCTGAAGCCAGTCTTCAGTGAACTGAGGGGCATGTTCGTTCAGGAATTGATATAAGGCATTTGCTTTTTCTTCCATGCTCTTCTCCCATCTCTTATGTAAGTGATTAGTGTGAATCTTTCCTTTAATATTAGTTAAAATGCTAACTTTTTTCAAAAAATTATAGGTTTATTGGATAAATAAGGGTGATGCGTAATTTTAGAAGGTTGTTTTCACAATGATTGTTTTTTTTTGCAGTATTTCAAAAATGAATGATCATTTTATGTTGATTGGAGCGGAAGGTGCGAGACTCCGCAACGCAGCGAGGAGATATTGGGCGGATGTTCGATTAAGTTCGGCACATCGTGTGCCACCATCGAACGACCTCACTTCGTGTGAGGCCCCTCGGAATCGAGCGTCCTTCCGCGGATATCAACCTTGCTTAATCATTGGCTAAAGGCAATAAACTTTTCGAAAAGTGTCATATGAAAAAATCAATTCTCAAATAAAAGAAAAAGAGATATGATTATCAATAGATTTATATTTAGTGTAGCAAAATAAAGCAATTCAAGATATTCATTTCGTGTAATATTCATAAATTAATTATGGAAGACAACACATGGGGGCTTCGTTATGTTTAAAATCAAAGACTATCTGAGACCTTATAGGTTATCGATTTTCATTGCTTTGCTGTTTATGTTGA
It includes:
- a CDS encoding STAS domain-containing protein — translated: MEEKANALYQFLNEHAPQFTEDWLQHQVKAAGSDYSVDAPAHTLNRIKEQNSQYVRYVAQSLLQTDDEMKKTISEWTSMTAADRVKSQTSLTEVASNSGIFRRVYWQYVQRFVHETSLEITMDDIFEWEKKINYTLDYVLETFTAHFMEILLTRLSSQANLIKELSAPVIALTEKVGLLPLIGDIDTDRAKSLMESTLEQSMTEAISVLVIDFSGVIMVDTMVAHQLFQMIEALRMIGIKTIVTGIRPEIAQTSIQLGVDFSEIETVSTLKDIILKIML
- a CDS encoding threonine/serine exporter family protein, coding for MEQVLTSFIASAGFGILFNVPKESLIKCGFVGTIGWMGYLGLTEAGMDLVLATVLSAFLVAVISQFFAKKYKTPIIIFTVAGIIPLVPGGMAYDAMRNFVQNDYNAAINLAAKAFMISGSIAMGLVFSEVVNQLIRKSKLGLRK
- a CDS encoding threonine/serine exporter family protein — translated: MKQQLKYDIMEVCLLAGKLLLESGAETYRVEDTMMRIAASFGIPQSHSFVTPTGIIFSIETSEPTKTKLIRISERTTDLKKVTMVNRISRKISEGNVTLDEAYEMLMEVKTANLAFSFPIQVLAASISSGCFLIMFQGKWADFIPALAAGGFGFFVLVFFQRLLQIKFFTEFLASMMIGLISLGLVRSGAGTELDKIIIGSVMPLVPGLLITNAVRDLMAGHLLSGLSKGAEAFLTAFAIGSGIAVVLTFL